One part of the Vitis riparia cultivar Riparia Gloire de Montpellier isolate 1030 chromosome 6, EGFV_Vit.rip_1.0, whole genome shotgun sequence genome encodes these proteins:
- the LOC117915527 gene encoding SAGA-associated factor 11: MSAPNEDTMSSQLSSHFFGDLLDSIIVDVASECHRIARLGLDRNLEEEEEELRLSAQARVRVADPSNSGEANSKYVVDIFGQSHPAIASEIFECMNCGRSIMAGRFAPHLEKCMGKGRKARLKATRSSTAAQNRYSRGSPVSSYSPYSNSTSTSRLSNGTPGVGGEEYSNGTLEEP; encoded by the exons ATGTCAGCACCAAACGAGGATACTATGTCCAGTCAG CTTTCATCCCATTTTTTTGGGGATCTTCTTGATTCCATTATTGTTGATGTTGCATCTGAGTGTCATCGGATAGCAAGGCTGGGCCTTGATCGAAATctggaagaagaggaagaagaattGAGGTTGTCAGCACAAGCCCGAGTAAGGGTAGCTGATCCTAGTAACAGTGGTGAAGCAAATAGCAAGTATGTGGTTGACATATTTGGACAATCTCATCCTGCCATAGCAAGTGAAATATTCGAATGCATGAACTGTGGCCGATCAATCATGGCTGGAAGGTTTGCTCCTCATTTGGAAAAGTGCATGGGAAAG GGTAGGAAGGCTCGTCTCAAAGCAACAAGAAGTAGCACAGCTGCACAGAACCGGTACTCACGAGGCAGTCCTGTTTCCTCATACTCCCCTTATTCAAATTCCACCAGCACAAGCCGGCTATCGAATGGAACACCTGGTGTTGGAGGTGAGGAGTACTCCAATGGCACATTGGAAGAGCCGTGA